Within Fusobacterium gonidiaformans ATCC 25563, the genomic segment AATAAAGAAAAAAAACACAATATTTTTTCAAAAAAAAATAAAAAAACATTTACCTAAAAGTAGAGGTTGTATAATAAATGGTGTTGATGAGAAAATATATATTTTCTCTCAATGCCATTTTTTTTGCAAAAAAAATTGAGACTTTGAAATTTTCCTGTTAAAATTAAATCGACCAAACCCAACTTTAAAGGAGTGATTTCAATGTCTCAATCATATTTTATCAAATCTCTTTTCGATATTCAAGATAAAAATATTACTTTTCTTCCTCTTGAAATTGAAAAAGAATACAAATATCATACTTTTTCAAAAGTAATTTCCGCTATCTTGACGAAAGATGCCTGCATGTGTCCTCATTGTCATTCTCAAAAAACTGTAAAAAATGGCTTTAAAACAACAAAAGTTCGGTATCTCCCTTTTCAAAATTATCCGATTACCATTGCATTGAAAAAACAGAGATTTCTTTGTAGAGAATGCCACCATTCTTTTACTCTAGAAACACCGATTGTCAAAAAATATGCTTCTCTTTCAAAAACTCTAAAACTTTCTGTTTTGAAAAGTTTAAAAGAAAATATATCTCTTTCTTTGATCGCAAAACAACATAGAATCTCCATTCCTACTGTACAACGAATTCTAAAACAAGGATATCTTTCCTATGAGATTTCTAAAAAATTTCTTCCAAAAGTGCTTTGTTTTGATGAGTTTAAATCTACAAAAGATAGTGATGGGGCAATGTCTTTTCTTTTTATGGATGGAAGTTCCCATAAAATATTAGATATTGTGGAAAATCGAAAATTACATGCGCTAGAAGATTACTTTTCAAGATTCTCCTATCAAGTCAGGGCTCAAGTGAAATACATTGTTATGGATATGTATTCTCCTTATATTCAACTTACAAAACGGTATTTTGCAAAAGCAAACATTGTATTAGACCCCTTTCATATTGTTCAACTTGTCAATCGTGCTTTTAACCAAACAAGAATTCGAGAAATGAACCAAGAGAAAACAAAGAACTCAAAACTATATCGCATACTAAAACGAGATTGGAAGCTTTATTTGAAAGATTTTTTAACCTTATCAGAAACTAGAAAATACTGTCGTTCCTTGAAACAATTCATTTCTCCTAGTGAAAAAGTGGATTATGTAATGGCTAAGAAAGAGAATTTACGACAAGATTATTATTTCTACCAAGATATTCTATATGCCATAAAAAGAAAAGATTTCCGACTGTTCGAATCTTACTTAGAACGATGGAAGAAAAAGATAAGCCCTAAGATGCAAACTGCTTGGAAAACACTTCGTAAATACAGAAAATATATTCGAAACACTTTAGGAACAAGCTATAGCAATGGACCTTTAGAAGGAATGAACAATTTTATTAAATCTGTAAAACGAGTTGCATTCGGATTCCATAGATTTTCTCATTTTCGACAAAGAATTCTTATTATGCAGGGGATAGCGCAAATCAATCCCAATTTTTAAACAATTTTTTTAATTTCATAGACATATGCTTAGAATCTTTGGGTTCTTTTTTGTGCTACCCTAAATTTAAGATACGATTTTATTTTTTCAGGATAGAAAAAAGGACTTTAGAGATTTTGAAGACAAAATCTCTAAAGTCCTCTTAAAAATTTCACATTTTATTCTTCATCAACGCCATTTGACAAAGAACCAAAAAACATTTACCTAAAAGTAGATAAATGCTTTTTATTGATAAATATTTGCTCTTATTTTTCGATTTTTGTGTAAGGAATCAAAGCAATATTTCTTGCTCTCTTGATAGCCTTAGCAATCTTTCTTTGTAATTTTGCATTTGCTCCTGTCAATCGAGAAGGATTAATCTTTCCCTTGTCAGATACAAATCTTTTTAACAAATCTACATTTTTGTAATCGATTTCTTCAGCTTTTACTCGAAGTTTTGCTCTTCTTCTTCTGAATTCTGCCATTTTTTAATACCTCCCTTTTGATTGTTAGAAATAATTAGTCTTGTTTTACAACGATATATCGCATTACTTCTTCAGTAATGTTCAATTTAGATTCTACTTCAGCTAATTTAGTTCCATCAATCTCAAAAGTAGTTAGTACATAGAAACCTGTTTTTTTCTTATCAATTAAATAAGCAAGTTTTCTTTCTCCCCATTTTTCTGTTTTAAGGATATTTGCTCCATTAGAAGTTAACAATTCTGAAACTTTTTCAATGATAGCATCTCTTCCTTCTTCTAAAACAGTTGGGCTGATGATGTACATAATTTCGTATTTTTTCATCTCAATACCTCCTCCCTATGGTTTTTGCCCAAAACACACAATGGTCCTGAGCAGGGTCTTATGTAGTATATCATAATTATTGTTCTTTTACAAGTTATTTTTTACTTCTTAGCCAAGGTGGAAGATCAATGTCATCATCATTATAATGTGCTTCCTTATTTTCGGTCAACATTTCTTCTTCCTTGTTTCCTTGTGGTTTCAAATTGATAAAAGGTTCTGCATCTTGAGTTTCATCTACAAAATTATTTGCAATAATCGTAACTAAAACTTTATCTCCGACTTCTGGATCTACAACCAATCCGAACATGACATCTTCTGCAGTTTTTCCAGCAGCATCTCTTACCGTTTCTGAAATGGTTTGAGCTTCCATCAAAGTAATATCCGGAGATCCTGTAATATTGATTAAAATTTTGCTAGCTCCTTGAATTGATTTTTCCAATAGAGGAGATTGTAAAGCTTTTTCTGTTGCCTTCATAGCTCTATTTTCTCCTTCTCCTTCTCCAAAACCTAAAACAGCAATCCCTGAATTTAACATCGTAGCTCTAACGTCAGCAAAGTCCAAGTTGATTAACCCATTTCCAATCATTAAATCAGCTACTCCACGAATTCCTATCTTCAAAATATTATTTGCTTCTTTGAAAGCATTTTGTAAGGTGATTGTCTTATCTGGTAGTTCAAATAATTTATCATTCGGAATAATCACCAAAGCGTCTACCGTTTCTTTTAATTGTCGTACTCCTAAATCTGCATTATTTTTTCTTTTCTTTCCTTCAAAAGAGAAAGGTCTTGTTACAATGGCTACTGTTAAAATTCCTAATTCTTTTGCAACTCTAGCGATAACCGGTGCAGCTCCTGTTCCTGTTCCTCCACCCATACCGGCTGTAATAAATAACATATCTGTTTCTTCCAATAGTTGTTTAATTTTATCAATATCTTCTTCTGCAGCTTGTTTTCCGATGGAAGGATCGGCTCCAGCTCCTAAACCTCTTGTTAATTTTTCTCCTAATTGTAAACGAGAGTCTGCTAAAGATTTATTCAAATCTTGAGAATCGGTATTTGCCGCAATGTATTCTACACCTCCAACTCCTGAAGAAATCATGTCATTGATGGCATTTCCCCCTGCTCCTCCTGCTCCTAATACTTTGATTTTTACTAAATCTTGCTCTATTAACATATCTTTCACCTCTTCTCCTTCTCTTATATAAAATATGAAATCCACTTTTTAATTTTTCCAAATGTTTCCCTAGATGATTTTTTTTCTGATCTTGTATCTTCTAATAACTCTTCTAAATCATCTTCTACTTCTTCTTCCCTCATTGCTTCATAAATTCTTTTTTGTTGTGCTTCCATTTCTTCTTCTATGGCTTCTAAAAATAATCCAACGACAGTCGCCATTCTGTATTCCGGTTTTTCTAACCCTCGGATTGGTAACGGTTTTTTACGACGTACAATCCCACCTGTTTGGGCATTGATCTTCCCTACTAAGCGATCTAAGCTAGCAACCCCTCCTGTCAATACCATTCCTTGTCCTAAATATCCTGTAAATCCGGACTCTTGAATAGTATTCAAAATAAATGTGGCAATATCCCCAATTCTCGCATCAATGATTTTTTCTACATCTTCTTTCACAAAACATTTTCCACTCGAGCTGATATATTGTTCTCCCATTTCTCCTTTCATATAAGAGGAATAAACTTCTCTAGCTTCTTCTTCTGAAACATGGAAAAGATACATAATATCACTCATAAAATGAATTCCACCTAAATTTGCAGATTTCGAATATATAATTTTATGATTCTTAGAAATAATAATATCTGTGACTCCTTCTCCAATATCTACTAAAGCCACTCCCATTTTAGTAGATTCCTCATCAACCAAAGTAGATTTTAAAGAAGCATAAGCATTCAAATAAATATTTTCAATATCGAATCCCGCTTCCACGATAGCATCTGTCATTTTCTCAATATCTTCCCGATCCACATAAATTAAATGTACATTTGCCTCTAAACGACTTGCAACTAATCCAATAGGATTTTTTACTATCCCTGCATTATTTATTTTAATATTATACATTTCTCGCTTCAAGACCAAATCTTCTGGCTCTAAACATTCTTCTGCCAACTCATACAATCTCTCTAAATCACTTTCTTGCACTTCCCTTTCCTCAAATTCGATAGAAAGTTTTCTTGTTTTCGATTGAATGTATTTTCCTCCAACCCCAATAGTCACTTTACCTATTTCTCTATGTTCCGGATTATCTAAACTATTGAGAGCTTTTTGAATTGCATAAGAAAGCTCATCCGAAGATTCTACCACTGACTTTTTCATTCCTTTGGTTGGAACTTCTACATATTGTAATACTTTTATCTTAGTGAAATCTGTGGATACTTCTCCTACTAAAAGTTTAATATGAGAATTTCCAATGTCCATAATTAACTTTGTAATATTATCTTCCATTATCGTCCTCCACATATCGAATAATAAAATCTTGAAAACGTAAATCCATGTAGGCTATCTTTTTGTTTTTGATAATTTCAAAATAGAGAGCCATTGCCACCTTATATTTCTTTTTATCCACAGAAGTATTCGTGAAAATTTTTGTCCCATCGATTAAAATAATATCAATTCGATTCCTGTCTACCTCATAGATTTGTGAAATAGAATCATAAAAAGAATATTCTTGTAAATTCGAGAGGACTTCTACTAAAGAAGAAACATTTTTGCCATCTTTCGATACTAAAAGAGGCAAGGACATTTTATCTCTTTCATTAAAATATCCAAACACTTCTCCTTTTTTGTCCATCAAATAAATTCGCTCTCCAATTTGTGCATAATAGAGCAACTCTTTTTCTTCTATTTTAAAATTTAATTCTCCTACTTTATCATGAGAAATTTCTACCGACTCCAAACGTATATCTTTAGACAATTCTTGTTTCAATTTCTTCATGTCTATCTGCCAAATACTCTTGTCATAAATCTTTTCTGCAACGGCACTGAGCTCTTCATTTAGAATTTTAG encodes:
- a CDS encoding ISL3 family transposase — translated: MSQSYFIKSLFDIQDKNITFLPLEIEKEYKYHTFSKVISAILTKDACMCPHCHSQKTVKNGFKTTKVRYLPFQNYPITIALKKQRFLCRECHHSFTLETPIVKKYASLSKTLKLSVLKSLKENISLSLIAKQHRISIPTVQRILKQGYLSYEISKKFLPKVLCFDEFKSTKDSDGAMSFLFMDGSSHKILDIVENRKLHALEDYFSRFSYQVRAQVKYIVMDMYSPYIQLTKRYFAKANIVLDPFHIVQLVNRAFNQTRIREMNQEKTKNSKLYRILKRDWKLYLKDFLTLSETRKYCRSLKQFISPSEKVDYVMAKKENLRQDYYFYQDILYAIKRKDFRLFESYLERWKKKISPKMQTAWKTLRKYRKYIRNTLGTSYSNGPLEGMNNFIKSVKRVAFGFHRFSHFRQRILIMQGIAQINPNF
- the rpsR gene encoding 30S ribosomal protein S18 — its product is MAEFRRRRAKLRVKAEEIDYKNVDLLKRFVSDKGKINPSRLTGANAKLQRKIAKAIKRARNIALIPYTKIEK
- the rpsF gene encoding 30S ribosomal protein S6 is translated as MKKYEIMYIISPTVLEEGRDAIIEKVSELLTSNGANILKTEKWGERKLAYLIDKKKTGFYVLTTFEIDGTKLAEVESKLNITEEVMRYIVVKQD
- the ftsZ gene encoding cell division protein FtsZ; the encoded protein is MLIEQDLVKIKVLGAGGAGGNAINDMISSGVGGVEYIAANTDSQDLNKSLADSRLQLGEKLTRGLGAGADPSIGKQAAEEDIDKIKQLLEETDMLFITAGMGGGTGTGAAPVIARVAKELGILTVAIVTRPFSFEGKKRKNNADLGVRQLKETVDALVIIPNDKLFELPDKTITLQNAFKEANNILKIGIRGVADLMIGNGLINLDFADVRATMLNSGIAVLGFGEGEGENRAMKATEKALQSPLLEKSIQGASKILINITGSPDITLMEAQTISETVRDAAGKTAEDVMFGLVVDPEVGDKVLVTIIANNFVDETQDAEPFINLKPQGNKEEEMLTENKEAHYNDDDIDLPPWLRSKK
- the ftsA gene encoding cell division protein FtsA, which produces MEDNITKLIMDIGNSHIKLLVGEVSTDFTKIKVLQYVEVPTKGMKKSVVESSDELSYAIQKALNSLDNPEHREIGKVTIGVGGKYIQSKTRKLSIEFEEREVQESDLERLYELAEECLEPEDLVLKREMYNIKINNAGIVKNPIGLVASRLEANVHLIYVDREDIEKMTDAIVEAGFDIENIYLNAYASLKSTLVDEESTKMGVALVDIGEGVTDIIISKNHKIIYSKSANLGGIHFMSDIMYLFHVSEEEAREVYSSYMKGEMGEQYISSSGKCFVKEDVEKIIDARIGDIATFILNTIQESGFTGYLGQGMVLTGGVASLDRLVGKINAQTGGIVRRKKPLPIRGLEKPEYRMATVVGLFLEAIEEEMEAQQKRIYEAMREEEVEDDLEELLEDTRSEKKSSRETFGKIKKWISYFI
- a CDS encoding cell division protein FtsQ/DivIB — encoded protein: MLLRLSFISLIIWFIYMIPSQFLNLDIFKIKKINIGENSKILNEELSAVAEKIYDKSIWQIDMKKLKQELSKDIRLESVEISHDKVGELNFKIEEKELLYYAQIGERIYLMDKKGEVFGYFNERDKMSLPLLVSKDGKNVSSLVEVLSNLQEYSFYDSISQIYEVDRNRIDIILIDGTKIFTNTSVDKKKYKVAMALYFEIIKNKKIAYMDLRFQDFIIRYVEDDNGR